Below is a window of Gemmatimonadaceae bacterium DNA.
CCTCCGGTGCGTTCATGTCGGCGTTCATGCGCTATCTGCACGGCGAGCTCGGATACACCAGCGATTTGCAGTACTACATGGGTGGGCACGCCGGACGGTGGGACTATTCGTCGCTGATTGGACCGGGCAATCTCGGCGGCGGCTATCCGAGCGAGACCGAGTCGCTCCGCGAGGCGATGGCGAAGAATCCGTATCTGCGCGTGATGGTCGGCGCTGGGTACTACGATATGGCGACGCCGTTTGCGAACGCGGAATACACGTTCAATCATCTCGGGTACGATCAGACGTATCGCGACCGTGTGGAGTTCAAGTACTACGAGAGCGGCCACATGGCGTACCTGAATCAGGATTCGGCGAAGCAGCTCAAAGCGGACATCGCCAACTTCATCAGGACGACGGCGCATCCAACCACGACGGTGAGCTCGAGGTAGCGTTTCGCGTCGTACAAATTCGGTGAATGAGGATACGCTCCGGTGCCGCGTGGTAGTGCGCAGTATCGGAGCGCTTCTTACGCCCGATCGGGCTGGCTCGATTGAGCCCTCATGGACCTGGGGAGCGTCGCTGCGAGCACCGCGAGGCTGGGCAGGAGTTTGTGCATGTTATAAACTGTAGCTGGAAGCCGCGGAGCGCGAGGACGTATGAATCGAACGCTGGCATCCATTAGTGCAATCCAACGCGGCGACGTCGCAGAGGTGCGCGCACTCCTTGCCGCACATCCAGAGCTCGCCACTGCGCGCGACGACACTGGCGCGACGGGTCTGCACTACGCTGCGTTCAATGCGAATCGCGAGATCATCGACGCGCTCATCGCCGCCGGCGGAGACGTGAACGCTCGCGACGCACGACACGGCGCAACGCCAGCTGGCTGGGCCGTCCACTTCATGCGCGAGCGCGGCGGCTTGCTCGCGATCGAGATCGAGGATGTCCGCTTCGCGATCGAGCGAGGGGATGTCGACTGGGTCGATCGACTCGTGACGCGTCATCCGGCATTGCTCGACGCCGTTGACCGTGAGGGCAAGCCGCTGCGCCAACATGCGGAGGAAAGCTCCAGTCCCCGGATCCGACAGATCTTTGACGTTCGTGCGATTGCGCGCGATGCGTAACGGCGAGCGCGCATCTCGCTGTCGTTTCTGCTCGATCTCGTCATCTCCACTTTTCTCCTCGCATACCTGTTCGGCCGCAAGCCGCTTGGTCGAGTGCGAGTCATTTCTCATTGCGCCGTCGTTTTGCTCCTTGGACTATGTGTGATATTCCCGCGGTGAACGAGAGCCTGGGCGGCGAAGCCGAGCGCCTCTGGCACACGGCGCACGAAGCCATCATCATGATTGGTAGCATGCTGCTCGCGATATCGTCGGTGATGCCGCTGCTCGTGCTCGAGCGGCGCGCAGCGCAGGTGTTGGCGGTTCGCGCGGCCTGAGGCCGCGGAAGGCGGACTCGGTGCAAGCATGAAGGCCCTAACGCGGGAGACATATGCCTGATCGCGCGACACCGGAAACGCGCGGCGCCATCGTCGACGGGACCGACGCTGTCGTCGCCACGCTCTCGGCGCGACTCGACGCGCTCCTTGCATCGTGGCAACTCGCGATCGATTCGAAACGCAAGGCGCCCGTTGGTACGGACAAGGTGAGGACCCCGACTGAGGTGCTCGCGGAGCTCGAGCGCGATCTCGCCGATCTCGAGCGACGTTGCGCGGACCAGCGACAGGCCTCCGAAGTCGAGACACAAGCCGCGGGCGATTGGGAACGTCGCGCGATGTCAGCCGTGCAGGATGGCCGCGACGATGTGGCGCGTGAGGCGCTCAATCAGCTCCGGAATCACCTGGACACCGCGAAACAGCTTGCAACCGAAGCGAGCGAGTTGGAAGTGCTGCGTGACTCCTATCGAAATGCGGTGAAAGCCGTTCGAGTGACAAGCGTCGGCGCCGCCACGGCGTGAGTCGGCCGACCGCGAGTCGGGCAATCGGCCTCGGCTGCATGCGTCTCTCGACGCGCGCCGATCGCGACGATGAGCGCTCGATCCAAGTCATTCGCGCCGCGCTCGACGCCGGTGCGACGTTACTCGACACGGCCGACGCCTATTGCCTCGACAACGACGACATCGGCCATAACGAGCGTCTCATCGCGCGGGCGCTCGATGGATGGAAGGACGCCCGCGCGCGCATCACCGTCGCGACGAAGGGTGGCATGCGCCGGCCGACTGGCGCCTGGATCCCCGATGGACGCGCCAAGCATCTTCGCGACGCTTGTCAGGCCAGTCGCCGCGCACTTGACGTAGACGCGATCGATCTCTACCAATTGCACGCCGTCGATCCGAAGACCGCGATCGAGACGAGTGTTCGGGCACTCGCGCGGCTGCGGGAGGAGGGCAAGATCCGCGACGTTGGTCTCTGCAACGTCACCGTGAGTCAGATTCGGGCGGCGCAGGCAATCGTACCGATCGCGTCGGTCCAGGTGAGCCTCTCGCCGCTCGACGATGACAACCTGCGTAATGGCGTGGCTGAGTACTGTCGCGACGCAGGCATCCGGTTGATCGCGTATCGGCCGCTCGGCGGCGACCGCGTTAGGCAGCTCGGGCGCGATGTGGTTCTGTCCCGCATCGCGGCCAAACGCGGCGTCACCGCCGAGGATGTCGTTCTCGCGTGGTTGATGAGCTTTGGCGAAGGCGTGGTGCCCATTCCCGGCGCGACGCGCGTCGAGACGGCAGCAGCGCTCGCGGGCGCTCTCTCGATCGAGTTGGACGATGAGGACCGCGCCGCGCTCGATGCACGCTTTGCCGGGCGCCTTCTCCGCGTGCCCCGCTCGAAGCGCCGGCCTAACGCGAATACCAGTGCCGATGTCGTGCTCGTGATGGGCATGCCGGGTGCCGGCAAGACGGACGTGGCTTGCGCGCTCGAATCGCACGGCTACGCGCGCCTCAATCGCGACACCGTTGGCGGATCGCTCGGGGATCTCGTACCGCAGCTCGACGAACTGCTCGGCGCCGGCCAGCGACGCGTCGTGCTCGACAACACGTACCCGACGCGCAGATCGCGCAACGAGATCATCGAGGCAGCATGGGAGCGCAGCGCGCTCGTACGATGCATCTGGCTGACGACCGACGTCGCGAACGCGCAGATCAACTGCATTCACCGCATGCTCGACGTACACGGATCACTGCCAACACCAGAAGAAATCCGTGAACGCGGCAAGCGCGACACGCGCTATCTGCTCCCCGACGCACAGTTCCGTTACGAGCGAATCCTCGAACCGCCGTCGACGGACGAGGGATTCGAATCGGTCGAGGTCCGGGAGTTTGTCCGCGCGCCAAGTCACGCTCGTGAACGCGCGATCATTCTCGATTTCGACGACTTCGTGGCGCGCGACACGCCGGCGTTGGCCGCGGCCGATGTCGTGCTCGATGAAAGCCGGCGTCAAAGGCTGATCCGACAACGTGAGGAGGGCTGGCGGCTCTTCGTCCACGCCTGGCGACCGCAAATCGTGCGCAATGAGACAACGCTAACCGCGGCCGACGGTTGCTTTGCGCGCCTTCGCGAACTGCTCGGTGACGTCGATATCGCCTATTGTGCGCATGACGCTGGTCCGCCGATCTGTTGGTGCCGAAAGCCGATCCCTGGCTCGGTGCTCGAGTTTGCACGGCGCCGAGACATCGCGCTCACGCGTTCGATCGTTGTCGGAAGGTCGACCGCGGACCGCACGATGGCAGAACGCATTGGCGCTCGCTTCGAGCCGGCGGCATCCTTCTTCGGATCTTTGGTCGTATAGCGCAGCACGTCGCGCGTCCCGACTTTCATTGATTCCGAAACGTGCCGAAGACGTCGCGTTGATCTTCGGCATTCGCGTGTGGCCGGGAATCGGTGGTCCTGCCCGCTGCTTGATGATTAGACGATCATAAGCCCGGCAGCTCGCCGCCCTGCCGATCGCGATTGAGGTGCACGAATGCTTCGGCGGCTGCCACGCCGATCTCGCGCCCCCGCCACTGCGCCATGATCTCGTGATGCTCGCGCCAGATGCCCTTGCCGTCCTGGCTCACGTGCGCGAACAGCGCCGACTTCTTCTGCTCGATGACCGGCGTGATATCCACGTACACGTTAGGCAGAAAGCCCTCCGTCTGGCTGCCGCTATTCACCTCGAAGAAGTACAGTGACGGCGCGGGGCGCATCGTCATCCAGGCGCGGATCGTGAGCATACTCGCAACCTGGTGATCCATGTGCGTGTCGACGGGCCAGTGGGTGAGCATGATGTCGGGCTTGTGCGACGCGAGCAATCTCGTCATCGCGTCGACGTGGACGTGCGTGGCCTCCGTCGCGCCGTCGATCTGACCGACGAACACCGGCGTCGCGCCGATGATCTTGCAGGCCGCCTCGCACTCCGCAGTGCGGATTCGCGCCGCCTCGTCGAGCGACTTGCCGGGGATCCCTCGTTCGCCACGCGTCAAGTAGACGACGACCACATTGTGACCGGCGGTCGCGTAACGCACGAGCGACCCACCGCAGCCGGACTCCGGGTCGTCCGGATGCCCGCCGACACAGACCACCGTGAGGCGCGCGGCAGTCGAATCGGATCGTCCTGAGGTCAGCGGCAGTGCGCCGGCCGCGGCAAGCGACTGCTTGACGAACGTTCGACGCGAGAGGTCGGTCTCCATGTTTTGAGCTCGCTGCGTATGGTTCCGTGATAGGAGAATGCTTTCCTGGAACATCCGACAGGGTGGGCGACGACAAGTCGATCAAATTGCTGCGGCTGTCCTCGCCAGACCCCGTCCCGCGTAGTAAGCTTGGCCCGCCCAGACCTTCGGACAGCCAAGCCCATGACCGAAGCAGCTTCGGTTTCCGCAGAAAAAGCCGTCTCGATTCGCCTCGGACGCTGGTGGCAGTTGAGCCTCGGCGTGATCTGCATGTCGATGATCGCCAACCTGCAGTACGGGTGGACGCTCTTCGTGAATCCGATTCACGATACACGCGGTTGGAGTCTCTCGGCGATTCAGGTCGCGTTCACGGTCTTCGTTCTCGTCGAGACGTGGCTGGTCCCGATCGAGGGCTATCTCGTCGACAAAGTGGGACCGCGCTTCGTCGGCGTCGCTGCGGGAATTCTCGTCGCGCTGTCGTGGGTGATCAACTCCGTTGCCGGCTCGCTGGCGATGCTCTACCTCGGTGCGATCGTTGGCGGGATCGGGGCTGGTGCGGTGTACGGCGCGTGCGTCGGCAATGCGCTCAAGTGGTTCCCCGATCGGCGCGGACTTGCCGCGGGGATCACGGCGATGGGATTCGGCGCCGGCTCGGCGTTCACGGTGTTCCCGATTGCAAACATGATCAAGTCGCAGGGCTACGAGGCGACCTTCTTCAAGTTCGGCATCGCGCAGGGCGCGGTCGTTTTTCTAGTGAGCTGGCTGCTGCGCGCGCCCGACGCGTCGTTTGCGGCAACGCGCGCGACGCCTTTACGGGGCTCGACCGCCGTTCGCACGCACGAGTACACGCCCATCGAGATGCTGCGCACCGCGCCGTTCTGGGTCATGTTCGTCATGTTCGTGCTCACGGCGGCGGGAGGGCTCATCGCGACCGCGCAGCTCACGCCGATCGCGAAAGACTTTGGCGTCGCCGATTCGCCGGTCTCGCTCGTCGGCATCACCTTGCTCGCGCTTCCCTTCGCGTTGTCGATGAATCGGGTGCTGAATGGTGTGAGTCGCCCGTTTTTCGGATGGGTATCGGATCAGCTCGGGCGTGAGCACACGATGCTGGTCGCTTTCACACTCGAGGGCGCGGCGATCCTGCTGCTCAGCAAGTTCGGCGGCAATCCGATGTGGTTTGTCCTGCTCACGGCGTTAGTGTTCTTCGCATATGGTGAGATCTACAGTCTCTTTCCCGCGATCTGCGGCGACGCGTACGGGCGGAAATTCGCATCTGCTAATGCGGGGTTGCTCTATGTGGCCAAGGGCGTCGCGTCGCTCGTGGTGCCGGTGAGCAGCGTGATCGGCGCTTCGGCAGCAGGATGGCATGGCGTATTTCTCGTCGCCGCGTTCATGAACTTCGCGGCGGCACTGTTGGCGATCTTCGTGCTTCAGCCGCTGCGCCGGCGCGAGACCAAGGCGTGACGTGAAGATCGCGGTCGTTGGCGCCGGCGCGATCGGAGGCTACGTCGGCGGATGGCTTGCCGCGGCGGGTGAGGAGGTCACGTTCATCGCGCGCGGCGCAAACCTCGACGCGATTCGCCGCGACGGGATGCGCGTCGTTGGCGAAGACGGATCCGTCGTGAACGCACGCGCGTCCGCGTTCGAGAAGACGCGCGATGCCGGACCACAAGACGTCGTTGTTCTCGCTGTCAAAGCGCATCAGGTCGCCGCGGTTGCGGGAGATCTCGCCGCGCTATGCAACGACGGCACCGCGATCGTGACGATGCAGAACGGAATTCCGTGGTGGTATTTCCACAAGCATGGCGGGGAGTATGAGGGTACGCCGATTCGGTCCGCGGATCCCGACGGCTCGATCGCGCGCCATGTCGACGCCAATCTCGTTGTCGGCTCTGTAGTGTATCCCGCGGCGACGCTCGAAGCGCCAGGGGTCGTGCGAGTCGTCGAGGGCAAGCGCTTCACGTTTGGCGAGCCCGACGGATCGGCGTCGCAGCGCGTTCAGGCAATCGCCGCGGCCTTCACGCGCGCCGGCTTCAAGGCGTCGGTGATTTCAGACATCCGAAGCGAGATCTGGCTCAAGCTCTGGGGAAACTTGAGCTTCAACCCGATCAGCGCGTTGACGCATGCGACGCTCGCCGGCCTGCTGCGCTTTCCATTGACTCGCGAGCTGAGCATCGAGATGATGCGCGAAGCCGAGGCAGTCGCGAAGAAGCTCGGGGTTACCTTTCGCGTCGGCATCGAGAAGCGCATCGCCGGCGCGGAGAAGGTTGGCGAACATAAGACGTCGATGTTGCAGGACGTCGAGGCGGGTCGCCCGCTGGAGATCGAGGCACTCGTGGGCGCGGTCGTCGAGCTCGGTCGCCTAACGGCGACGCCGACTCCGCACATCGATTCCGTGTACGCGCTTGTAAGCCTGTTGGCGAAGGAACTGGCAAATGGCGGCAAGCTCTCGATAGCGAGAAGCTCAGCGCCGATATCGCGAGCGCAGCCAGCGCTAGCACCAAGTACCTAACACCTGGCACCGACGATGTCCGAAGGAACAATTCTCGAGTTGTTAAGAGCCGGCGCCGATGGCGCTACGGCTCTGAGCGCGCCTGGTGGCGTGCCACCGCTCACCTATCGCGCGCTCCGCGCGCACGTTGCCGAGATCACGAAATTTCTCGCGTCGCAGGGGATCGGTCCCGGTGACCGCGTCGGGATCGTGCTCGACAACGGCCCCGAGATGGCCGCGTCCTTTCTCTCGATCGCGTCTGCCGCGACTGCCGCGCCACTCAATCCGTCGTATCGGGCCGAGGAGTTCGAGTTCTATCTCTCGGACCTCGGGGCCAAGCTGCTCGTCGTCGCCGCCGGGAAGGACTCGCCGTCGTTAGGTGTCGCCGTCAAGCTCGGCGTTCCGGTCGCGCGCCTCACACCACATGCGGAGCGTGGCGCCGGGAGCTTCTCACTGGAGTGCGAGACGCGCGCGACGCCCAAATCGGCGCGCGCGGCGACGCCAAACGACGTCGCGCTCGTGCTGCACACGTCGGGTACGACGTCGCGTCCAAAGATCGTTCCGCTCGCGCACAAGAACATCGTCGCGTCGGCGGGCAATATCCGTCGAACGCTCACGCTCACCGCGCAGGATCGCGGCCTCGTGATCATGCCTCTGTTTCACATCCATGGTCTCATCGCCGCGCTCTCGGCGCCGATCTCCGCTGGTGGCGAGGTGTGCTGCACGCCGGGCTTCAGCGCGCTCAAGTTCTTTGGTTGGGTGGACGAGATGAAGCCGACGTGGTACACGGGCGTGCCGACGATGCATCAGGCCATTCTCCTCCGTGCGCCAGGAAACGCCCAAGTGCTCGAGCATCACCGGCTGCGATTCATTCGCTCGTCGTCCTCGGCGCTTCCACCGACGGTGATCGCTGAGCTCGAGCGCGTTTTCGGCGTGCCCGTCGTCGAGGCGTACGGCATGACCGAAGCCACGCACCAGATGGCGAGCAACCCGTTAGGCGGACCGCGCAAGGCCGGCACGGTGGGACCGAGCGGCGGCCCGGAGATCCGCATCGCCGACGACAGGGGCGAGACGATGCCGCGCGGCCAGACGGGAGAGATCGTCATTCGCGGGCCTAACGTCATGACGGCCTACGAGAACAACCCGAAGGCCAATGCCGACGCCTTCTACGGAGATTGGTTCCGCACCGGCGACCAGGGCGTGATGGACGCCGACGGCTACGTCGCCATCACCGGGCGTCTCAAGGAGATCATCAATCGCGGCGGCGAGAAGATCTCCCCGCGCGAAGTTGACGAAATTATCATGGAGCACCCGGCGGTCCATCAGTGCGTGACGTTCGGGCTGCCGCATGATATGCTCGGCGAAGACGTCGCGGCAGCGATCGTGCTGCGTCAGGGCACCGCGGCGACGGATAAGGAGCTGCGCGAATTCGCGGCGGCGCGGTTGGCGCCGTACAAGGTGCCACGAAAGATTGTCATTCTGACGGAGATCCCGGTTGGCGCAACGGGGAAGCTGCAAAGGATCGGATTGGCGAAGAAATTGGGATTGGCGTGATCCCTGGTTTTTTGGAGCCTGAGGCAGCGACAAGGCGACTATGACTGAAGCAACCGTGGTATCGGAGGTCGGACCGCCCAGACTGAATCCACCCCAGCGCCTCTTGATGGGCCCGGGACCGAGCAATCCAGATCCGCGTGTACTCGCCGCGATGGGCGCGAATCCGGTCGGACATCTCGATCCCTATTTCGTCGAGCTGATGGACCAGACGATGGGCGCGCTGCGCGCGGTGTACGGCACGCACAACCATCACACGTTGCCGATATCGGCAACGGGATCGGCGGGGCTCGAGACGATCATGCTCAATCTCCTCGAGCCGGGGGACAGCGCGGTTATCGCCGTCATGGGCTACTTCGGAGAGCGGCTGGCCGAGATGGCTCGGCGTGCCGGCGCCGATGTCCGCACCGTCAACGTTCCGCCGGGCGAGATCGTCGATCCGGCGGAAATCGAAGCGCAGCTCGAGGAGCGTCCGGCGAAGCTCGTCGCGTTCGTCCATGTCGAGACGACCACTGGCGCGTGCCAGCCGATCGCTCCGATGGTCGAAGTGGCGCACCGTCATGGGGCGCTCGTCGCCATGGATTGCGTGACGTCGTTAGGTGGTCTGGCGATCGAGATCGATACGTTAGGCGTCGACGCTGCGGGCTCGTGCAGCCAGAAGTGCATCGGGGCGCCACCGGGCTTGGGGCCAATCACGGTCGGGCCACGAGCGATGGAAGCGGTTCGCGCGCGAAAGCACAAACCGTCGACGTGGTACTTCGATCTCAATCTGCTCTTCCAGTATTGGGGCGAGTCGACCGGTGCGCGGAAGCGCGCGTTCCATCACACGGCGCCCGTCGCCGCGATTTACGGCTTTCACGAAGCCTTGCGTCTGATTCTCGAGGAAGGCCTCGAGGCGCGTTGGACGCGGCATCAGAGGGCGCACGACGTGCTCGTTCGAGGTCTCGATCGGTTAGGCATCTCGCTCTTTCCACCCGCGCAGAACCGGTGCGCGACGATCAATGTCGTCAACGTTCCCGCAGGCGTCGACGACGCGCGCGTGCGTGCGCGGCTGCTCGACGCGGGCGTCGAGATGGGCGGCGGACTCGGCGCGCTCGCCGGCAAGGTGTGGCGCATCGGCGTAATGGGGTATAACGCGCAGGCATCCACCGTGGAGCGGTTTCTCGGGGCGTTGGAAATAGCGCTTTAGCCGCGCAACGATCCTCAAGGGGCCTCCAGCTTCGCAGCTTTACCCCACGCACCCCTGCGTCGCGATCGTCATAACGACGAAACACGCGCCACGCTCACCAGAGCGCTAGCGATCGCGCTTTAGTTGAACGACGATGACTTCGACCGGCTTCGAGCCCGGATTCACGTCGGCGTGCATCTGTCCCGGCGGATCGACGCCGAGCCACATCGCCGTTCCTGCCTTGAGATGGTAGGTGTTCAGCACCTTGCCATTCTTGTCGACCACATCGAGCTGCCCATCGTTGAGCGCGACCAGCGCGCGCCCGTGCTCGTGCCGGTGCAGCGTCAAAGGCTGCTTCGGCATTACGATGGACTTCCACACGCTCACCTGATCGTTCTCGAACTGCGGTTCGCGCCGCGAGCCGCCTTGCTGCTGCGCCCACATCACGCCGCCGCCCGCAACGAAGCAAATGGCACAAGCGATACTTGTCGATCGAGAGAAAGTCATGGATGTTTGCGTTGAACGTTGAACGCAAACAATGCCCGATCATCTCGACCCGTCAAGACGCGAATTCATCGCTGCATCGGCGCTCGGCATCCTCGGCTTCGCCAACTTCGGCCGCGGCGCCGGGTCGCGCTCCGACAGCGAGCTGCTTTACGTCGGGACATACACCGAAGACAAACGCACCGAGGGAATCTTTCTCGTGCGGTTCGACACGCGTTCAGGTGAGCTTCATCTCGACCGCGGAGTCGATGCGGGCCCGAATCCTTCGTTTCTCGCGATTCACCCCAACGGCCGTGTACTCTACGCGGTGAACGAGGTCGACCAGCGCAACGGCAAGGCGAGTGGCGCGGTCAGCGCATTCGCCATCGCAAGTGACACGGGCACGCTGACGCGAATCAACGAGCAGGCGTCCGAAGGCGGCTCGCCCTGCTACGTGAGCGTCGATCGCAGCGGTCGAGCCGTGCTCGTCGCGAACTACGTCGGCGGCAGTATCGCCATGCTTCCAATCGCTCGCGATGGCTCGTTAGGTGCGGCGATCGGCGTCGATCAGCACCGCGGCAAGGGGCCCAACGCCGAGCGGCAGGAAGCGCCGCACGCGCATTGCATCGTTACCGAGCCCTGGAATCACTTCGCCTTTGCGACCGATCTCGGTCTTGATACTGTTTTCGTCTATCGTATCGACGTCGATGGTGGTGCCCTCACTATCGTCGACGACGCCGATGGACACGTGAAAGCTGGCGCGGGCCCACGTCACCTCGCCTTCCACCCACAACTGCCAATCGTCTACGTCGTCAACGAACTGGACTCCACGATCACGACGTTTCGCTTGGCGCGCGGAGCTGGCGCGCTCACGCCGATCGCGACGCACTCGACACTGCCGGTGGGATGGACGGGCAGCAGCTTCGCCGCCGACCTCCACGTCGCGCCGTCGGGACGCGTGCTCTACACATCGAATCGAGGCCACAACAGCATCGCGGTGTTCTCCATCGACGAATCCTCGGGCGCACCCGCGCTCGAGCAAACGATTTCGACCGGTGGCGACTGGCCGCGCAACTTCACGCTCGACCCAACTGGCCGCTGGTTGCTCGTCGGCAATCAGAATTCGGGCTCGATCGTCGTCTTGGCGCGCGATGAGAAGACTGGTAAGTTGTCGCCCACGCAGCAACGTATCCAGTTGCCGAGTCCCGTCTGTGTTCGCTTCCGTGCGCACGTTGGCGTAACGACTTGAATCGATCTATGACGACACCCCGACCGCAGTGAGTCGCCGCGTTGCCCTTGTCCTCTCGGTCGTCGCTGCACTTGTTCTCGTTGCGGCCGGTTTCTACGTCGCACGCAACCCAGAGCGAAAGACGCTCGATGCGGCCGCGCGAGCGGGCGTTCCCGGCAGCTTCGTGCGCCTGAGCGACGGCATCACGCAATACGATCTCTCCGGTTCTGAAACGGGGCGCGTGATCGTACTGCTCTCGGGCGCGAGCGTCCCGTTTTATATCTGGGACTCCACGAGCACGGCACTCGCCGCGAACGGCTTCCGCGTACTGCGCTACAACTATTACGGACGCGGCTACTCCGACCGACCCGATCTTCGCTACGATCTCGCGACGTACGATCGCCAACTCACCGACCTGCTCGACGCGCTCGGCCTCGGCGGTCGTGTCGACGTCGCCGGGTTGTCGATGGGCGGCCCGATCGCCGCGAACTTCGCGGACCGTCATCCCGAGCGCGTTCGCACGCTCACACTCGTCGATCCAGCCTTTAGTATGTTCTCACGCGCACCACTCGCAATCCGGGCGCCTGTCGTCGGCAAGTACTTGCTGACCGTTGCTGCCGCGCCGGGAATGGCGAAGGGCCAGTACGACGACTTCCTGCATCCTGAGCGCTACCCCGATTGGGCGACGCGTTACGAAGTACAGATGCAATACAAGGGCTTTCTCCGAAGCCTACTGCAATCGAGGCGCGGCGACGTGCTCACGCGACCGGCGTCGAGCTTCACGTCGCTCGCGCGAAGTGGGATACCCGTACTGCTCCTCTGGGGAAAGCAAGATCACACCGTCCCCCTTCCAAAGAGTGACAGCATCCGCTCGGCGTTTCCGCGCGCCGAGTTCCACGCGATCGACAGCGCAGGGCACCTTCCCAACATCGAGGAAGCGGCGCAGGTCGACTCGATTCTCATAAGCTTTCTTCGCGCGCACGTATAGCCAATGCCGGACACCGAGTGGTGGCAGCGCCGCCGCTCTCGCTAACGCGGTAGCGCGACATTTCCCGTGTAGGGCCCGAGCAGCTCGCGGCGCCACCACGCTCCCGTGGCACGCTTCGTCGCCTCATCCGTGAACCAGTACTGCCAGATCACCGTTCGCACGAGCGTCGGAGGCTGCCCCTTGAAGGGATCGTTCCGGAATAATCGCAGGACGCTCGGACTACCTTCGGTGAGTCGAACCTGCGCGTTGACGACCCACGGCGACTGCTGCCACGGACCTAACGACGCGAACCAGAGATTCCAGTCGAAGCGCGGCTGGTACGGCGCGTAGATTCCTGGCCGTTCGTTCACATCCTGTGGTTTGTACTTGAACGGATAGGCGACCCACGTCGTCCCGTCGCGGCTCCCCTGGAATTCGATCTCGTAACGTCCCTCCGTCATCACGGCGAACAGCCCATACGCATTCGCGATCCGAAACGGCGCGAGCAGCCGCGCCGGCCAGCCCAGGAGCGGAATATCGGGGACGAACGCCATCACCGTCGCATACAACACGACCGCCAGCGCGGCCGTCTCGGTAACGCGGAGCCATCGCGGCCGCCTAACGACCCGCACGGCCTCCCCGACCCGGAATCGTAATCGGGTGAGCGTCTGATCGTCGAGGAGCAGCACGCCAAGCAACAAAACGAGGTGGTTCAGAAACGCGTAATTGGCCGTGGCGATGATCGCGATCTGAAGCGCCGTTACGATCACGAAGCAGACGATTCGGAAAGGACGGGCAAGCCAGACCATCCACACGAGTACCAGCTCGACGAAGAGCGTGAGAATTACGGTTCCCGCGTGAAACCCGTGCGGCCAGTGCTGCACGTACCATCCGATCCAGGTCGGCAGCGGACCATTCTGGTAGTACTCGTCCATCGCGGTCAGATTTCGCCAGTGCGGATCCCCACTCGCAAACTTGACGATCCCCGACTCGAGGTAAATCCGGAACCACTCCCAGCGCAGCATGAAGAGACTGAAGCGCGAAGGCGGGTCGGTCGCGCCGAGGCCGGGACGCAGCCCGCGCGGCGCGAACCAGAAGGCGATGAATCCCGCCTCGAGGAGCATGCCGTCGGACTGATATGACGAGAAGTCCTGGAGCGCGGCGACGCACGAAAGAAAGAACAGCGTACAGAGCGCGGTCGTTAGGCGCGGCCAGAGGTTCGCGGTCAGGAGGAGCGAGCACAGGATGCCAGCACCGACGACGATCGCCAGCGCATAGTCTCCGGCACTCACCCAGAACAGGCTCGGCGCGTACCAGATCCCGCGCACCAGCCCGA
It encodes the following:
- a CDS encoding acyl--CoA ligase, translating into MSEGTILELLRAGADGATALSAPGGVPPLTYRALRAHVAEITKFLASQGIGPGDRVGIVLDNGPEMAASFLSIASAATAAPLNPSYRAEEFEFYLSDLGAKLLVVAAGKDSPSLGVAVKLGVPVARLTPHAERGAGSFSLECETRATPKSARAATPNDVALVLHTSGTTSRPKIVPLAHKNIVASAGNIRRTLTLTAQDRGLVIMPLFHIHGLIAALSAPISAGGEVCCTPGFSALKFFGWVDEMKPTWYTGVPTMHQAILLRAPGNAQVLEHHRLRFIRSSSSALPPTVIAELERVFGVPVVEAYGMTEATHQMASNPLGGPRKAGTVGPSGGPEIRIADDRGETMPRGQTGEIVIRGPNVMTAYENNPKANADAFYGDWFRTGDQGVMDADGYVAITGRLKEIINRGGEKISPREVDEIIMEHPAVHQCVTFGLPHDMLGEDVAAAIVLRQGTAATDKELREFAAARLAPYKVPRKIVILTEIPVGATGKLQRIGLAKKLGLA
- a CDS encoding alanine--glyoxylate aminotransferase family protein, encoding MTEATVVSEVGPPRLNPPQRLLMGPGPSNPDPRVLAAMGANPVGHLDPYFVELMDQTMGALRAVYGTHNHHTLPISATGSAGLETIMLNLLEPGDSAVIAVMGYFGERLAEMARRAGADVRTVNVPPGEIVDPAEIEAQLEERPAKLVAFVHVETTTGACQPIAPMVEVAHRHGALVAMDCVTSLGGLAIEIDTLGVDAAGSCSQKCIGAPPGLGPITVGPRAMEAVRARKHKPSTWYFDLNLLFQYWGESTGARKRAFHHTAPVAAIYGFHEALRLILEEGLEARWTRHQRAHDVLVRGLDRLGISLFPPAQNRCATINVVNVPAGVDDARVRARLLDAGVEMGGGLGALAGKVWRIGVMGYNAQASTVERFLGALEIAL
- a CDS encoding lactonase family protein, with product MPDHLDPSRREFIAASALGILGFANFGRGAGSRSDSELLYVGTYTEDKRTEGIFLVRFDTRSGELHLDRGVDAGPNPSFLAIHPNGRVLYAVNEVDQRNGKASGAVSAFAIASDTGTLTRINEQASEGGSPCYVSVDRSGRAVLVANYVGGSIAMLPIARDGSLGAAIGVDQHRGKGPNAERQEAPHAHCIVTEPWNHFAFATDLGLDTVFVYRIDVDGGALTIVDDADGHVKAGAGPRHLAFHPQLPIVYVVNELDSTITTFRLARGAGALTPIATHSTLPVGWTGSSFAADLHVAPSGRVLYTSNRGHNSIAVFSIDESSGAPALEQTISTGGDWPRNFTLDPTGRWLLVGNQNSGSIVVLARDEKTGKLSPTQQRIQLPSPVCVRFRAHVGVTT
- a CDS encoding alpha/beta hydrolase, with protein sequence MSRRVALVLSVVAALVLVAAGFYVARNPERKTLDAAARAGVPGSFVRLSDGITQYDLSGSETGRVIVLLSGASVPFYIWDSTSTALAANGFRVLRYNYYGRGYSDRPDLRYDLATYDRQLTDLLDALGLGGRVDVAGLSMGGPIAANFADRHPERVRTLTLVDPAFSMFSRAPLAIRAPVVGKYLLTVAAAPGMAKGQYDDFLHPERYPDWATRYEVQMQYKGFLRSLLQSRRGDVLTRPASSFTSLARSGIPVLLLWGKQDHTVPLPKSDSIRSAFPRAEFHAIDSAGHLPNIEEAAQVDSILISFLRAHV
- a CDS encoding lipase maturation factor family protein; amino-acid sequence: MRLERFLATEDEPASTYFWPRWIVFRGLGLIFFSAFYSLAFQIQGLIGEHAILPAGEYLHNVRGALGLVRGIWYAPSLFWVSAGDYALAIVVGAGILCSLLLTANLWPRLTTALCTLFFLSCVAALQDFSSYQSDGMLLEAGFIAFWFAPRGLRPGLGATDPPSRFSLFMLRWEWFRIYLESGIVKFASGDPHWRNLTAMDEYYQNGPLPTWIGWYVQHWPHGFHAGTVILTLFVELVLVWMVWLARPFRIVCFVIVTALQIAIIATANYAFLNHLVLLLGVLLLDDQTLTRLRFRVGEAVRVVRRPRWLRVTETAALAVVLYATVMAFVPDIPLLGWPARLLAPFRIANAYGLFAVMTEGRYEIEFQGSRDGTTWVAYPFKYKPQDVNERPGIYAPYQPRFDWNLWFASLGPWQQSPWVVNAQVRLTEGSPSVLRLFRNDPFKGQPPTLVRTVIWQYWFTDEATKRATGAWWRRELLGPYTGNVALPR